The Peromyscus maniculatus bairdii isolate BWxNUB_F1_BW_parent chromosome 6, HU_Pman_BW_mat_3.1, whole genome shotgun sequence genomic interval tggcactgaaaTCTTGGCGATCTTCTTGCTCCACtgtctgagtactgggattacagacctgacCCAAGCCATGCCTGGGTACTTAAGCTTTGCGCTGCTGAGGATTGGACCCCAGGCTTACACATGTTAGgttagcactctgcttcttgagGTACATTCCCAGCCCCTTATTTCtgcttttgaggcaaggtctgaGTTGTCCATGCAGATCTCAAATTTACCATCTTCCCAGCTCAGCCAGGAGAGCAgcagctggggttataggtgtgcaccacacctgcCCCGGGTGCTTCTGATGTGGCGCTGAGCCTAGCACACGAGGAGGGACTCTGTGATCATACATCGACATAGAGGGGAAGAAACACGtccaaaaaaattactttattatgAATCCAAGAACACTGTATAAAAAAACAACTCCAGTTGTAGAAATGAGCAGACACAGCACGTTTATCTACAGACACTGTACATGTGGGCCCTGCCCTTTAGGTACACTACACAGACTGTACACGCGGGCACTGCCCTTACAGCTCTACTCTGAACAGCATAGTCCTCGCGTTGGCACAGCTCCAGGGAATGCTGCCCGAAGGATGGGGAGGATGCAGTCAGTGCCTGGCTACGAACCTCTCCGGCAGTTCGGCAGGTGGAAATCCTGCAGAGATGCTGGGTCAGCCCAAGCATGCTGCTTCTCCTGTACCTGGCTCTCACGCAGGAAGCTGTCTCAAGCATTTCCTTCAGTCAGTTCATCTGGACATCACGGCTTCCTCGGGGAAGGGCATCTTTAGCGTCCAACTACAGGACCGCAGGCCCTTCCAGCTCCTCTCCCACTGGGCCCTCGAAATGGGCCAGGCCGGCCTGCACAGCCCGTTTCTTTGGCTTAAAGGTAGAAATCGCAGGGAAAGGACCCTTCCCCACGTCTTCCTCCGTCCctctgaggtggaggcaggaacggCACAGTCAGGCGGGTTGAACTCCTTTGGGTTGAAACCCGTAATACTGAACCTTCTGAGGCTTCAGGGCGGCAGCTTGTGCATGGGGTGGGAGTGGTTCCCGGGGCTGGGGCTTCGGGGTGCTTGCCCCCGCCCCTCCGCCCAGTGGCAATCCTTGAGCCCGGTGAAGCACACACCTTCACTGGGTCTGCAGTAGCAGCAGAGCGAGCAGGAGCACAGCCCAGACCAGCGGGAAGGGGCGAGGGGCAGCGCTGACTCCCACGCTGTGCAGGACCCGAGCCTCGGGGTCATCTGCGGGGTGAGGAGGCAAAGACCGACAGGTGAGGGCCCCCGCTACTGGCACCGGCCTCCACCAAACAGGACGGAGCCAGCCCCTTCCTGTGACCCTGGCCCAACTGGCTCTAGCTCCCTACCTGCTGGAAGCCTCTTCTCCTGTGAATTGGCGTGGGCCTGAGGGCTGTGAGCTGAAAGGTAAAAATGGCAGGAGATGAGGTATTGCCACGGGAGGCGCAGAGGCAACTTCCGCCCCCTCCCAGCCCGCTGGACCAAGCTCAGCGTGGGGGAAGGAGGCACCCACGGGCCCTGACACTCACTGATTTTTCCATTGACAGTCACCTTCAACTTCAAGCACTGGTTTTCTTCATGGTAGATAGGTTTGGCTGCAAAATACATGCAAAGGACGTTAAGgaaagagcctttttttttttttctaatatttatttatttattatgtatatagcatgtatgactacaggccagaagaaggcaccagatctcattacagatggttgtgagccaccatgtggttgctgggaattgaactcaggacctctggaagagcagccagtgctcttaacctctgagccatctctatagtcACCAGAAAGAGCCTTTTGATAGAAGATATGGATTCAAATCTGAATCTGCTTCCTCAGTgccctgtttaatttttttttttttttaaatttatttaaaacaagattTCACTATGTGGcattggctgccctggaacttgttatgtagaccaggctagcttcaaattcacaaaaatgtacctgcctctgcctcctgagtgctggataaAAGCACTGCCATATCCAAGCAATAGATAAattgtatttacttttaaattgttCTTTCTTCCTCGTTAGTGTACATTGTGGCACACGCGTAAAAGACAGGACACAAACCCTGGGAGTCGGTTCTGGCCTTCCATCTTGCCTCTGCACTGCATGCTTGATGAggctgattttctttattttttatgtatcttTACTGGGGGGGCAGGGTCTCTTTACAAAGCCCCTGCAGTCCTGAGATTGactatatatagaccaggctggtctcaaactcagagatactcatgtctctgcctctcaagtgctggagttaaagacttggaccaccacagcccagcaaggCTAATTTCTCGTTCCTGCCTTCCATCGCCctacaggagtgctgggattacagatgcaggcCACTGTATCTGacttttgatgtgggttctggacaGAATTTAGGTTGTCAGGTTTATGCAGCaactgctatttatttatttatctatttatttatttatttttatttatttatttatttttttgagacagagtttttctgtgtagccctggctgtcctgcaactccctctgtagaccaggctggcctcgaattcacagagatccacctgtctctgcctcccaagtgctgggattaaaggcacgtgccgcCGCCACTGCCCAGTCCCTACCCAATTTTTTTTAGGCATGGTCTCACTGTAGCCCACACTGACCTGAAACTttgtctgtagcccaggctgcccctgaaTCACACCAATCCTCCTATCTCAGTCTCCggagtgccaggattataggtgTAAGCCTCTGTGCCTAGCCTAGCCTTGATATTTATCTTCAGTTTTTGCCTACTTTCTGATCAGTTTTCAgtcctctctctcattctctggaACGGCACTCAACTTTAGCAGTGGTAGTGACAGGAGCGTGGACCATGTCCCTTCCCCACATTCCGTCTTTCATGACTCCCAGCCTGAAGTTGCATGAGGTGTTCACAGTGTAATTTCCCTTTCCCTGGGCCATTTTCTACCATGCTGGTCTAGACTCACCCAGAGAATAAGCACTGGATCTAGCCTTCACAAAGCCCGGACCTTGTAACGCTCAGGATTCATCAATGGGTTTCTGCCACCCTCAGGAGGAAGTCTAAACTCCTACTAGTGTCTGGCCTCCAAGAATCTGCCCCAGCCACCGTCCAAGCCCATCACTCTATTTCTTGTCCGCCTCTCATCCCGGGAGCCCCAGAAGCGGTCACGCTCCCTTTGGGAATGTGCCACCTGTCCTTGTCACCCCACCCTCAGTCTGTTTTTCCGTCTTTGGCAGGTGCACAGGTCATTTCCCCAAGTGCCCTGTGCTCATGTCTGTCACATCACACTCTTCTATTGGCCTGATGATTTATCTGGGTTCCTTCCCAGCTTCCTTGAGGACAGGGGGCCAGGGGTGTTTTAGTTATGTTGTGTCCATGTGCCAGAGTGTCTAGGACACACCTGGAGCTTGTTCCACATCTGCGCTATGAATTAGAGAAAACTGAGTTTAGACGTggaaggggggggaggggctctgtGCTACTTGGCTCTCCACTAAGTAAGCAGCCAAGCGCATGCTGCCGGCCACAGTGCTCTGTGACCGCCCCTAGGGTACTCACAGATGTAATAGTAGCTGTGCCCTTCCTTGAACTCCTTGCCCAAGGTGAAGGGCGTGAAGCGCTGGAATTTCTCAGACAGCTTCTCTGGGCCATGCTTGGCACTGGGCTGGGTGCACTTCCAACGGACCTGGTCCTTGGACTGGGGTTGGCACGCCACATACTCCTCACGCTCCACCATGTACAGCGTATACCGCTCCATGGCGGCATCTGCCACGGAGTCGTCCTCGTAATGTGGGCAGATGATGTCCAGGTAGTCGTTCAGCCGCACATGTACAGTGTAGTCCTCCTCCCGGAACCTGGGCCCATGcaaagcagaggaagcagaagtcAGACCAGAGCGTGAAGCATCTTCCAACTGGTCACATCACCCCTTACATTCCACAGTGGGGccccaaagatttttttccaatatCTTAACTCCCGTATTTACTGATCATCTTTCTCTGCCACCTTCAACGATTCCCTCACTACCATCATCTACTCATTCTCCAAATAACACCCACCAAGCACCTCTCAGGTACCAAAGTGCCTTCTAGAAGGCCCCAGGTATCTGCCCAAGGATAGATAGGGCCTCAGTATTTCTGCAGCTCACTCACTGTTCTGTTTCCCCAGGTCTTCTTTAAATGCCAGGAAACTACAGTCTGGGCCGTTCTGGATGTGGGAGCCAAGGTCCCTTTCTCTCTACCACGCTGCTGCGTCCCTCATCACATCCCTTTCTTCGCTTATCTCATCCTGTCCTGCCCCTCATACCAAGTCTCTCTCAGATTTCCACTTCAGGACCCAATCCCTGGTCCAAACCCAGACTCGCAGAGAGTAAAACCATTCTTTACCAGTTTACTCAAATCTTCCTTTCTTGTTACTCAAAGGTACGCCCGGATCGCCTTGTCCCCTTTCCTCAGAGCACCCCCAAACATCCCTGTCTTTTTATCTCCAAGAGTCACAATTCCACCTTCCCCCATGAAATGTTGCAGTTTAGACCTGAGACAGTCTCTGCCTTTTCCCTTCTCCCCAGGTGGagccagctcccctcccccagtcagTCCCCCCCAAGCCCGGCAGGCTCCAGCCTGActgcccaccagcccctccccctgagCTCCAGACACCTGGCTCCAGCCTGGGTAGGGGCTCAGCAGTGGCAAAGTGCTTCCCACCTCCCGCCGACAGCCAGTCAGCTCCTCTGAATTCTCCCAAGCACTGCCAGGGAGAGGCTCCGCAGAGCTGCCTGCCAATTTGCTTCAAATCCAAGTCCTCGGCATGGGTGGTGCCCATGGTGATGGTGGGGTTCCATGGTGGCCACCCACTACCCAGTCATCATGACCCTTTAGAGGCCTGGCCTTGCAACAGCTTGCAGCCTCGAGAACTGGGCTTACCAGGccggcccctcccccaccctggggaaaagagagagaagcagagggaggcttTTAAAATTCCTCTCTGGAGAGATAAACATAGAAGCCATTTCAGAACAGGTATTTCAGCTCTGGGCCTGGCGTCTTTCCCCCATTCCCGTGATGGGCACTGACTCATGCCTCATCCACCTCTGCTACCCGCCCAGGCACTCTTGAGAGCCTGTGAAAATTCACCTTGTCAAATGCAAGCAGCCCCCCCTGGACCCCAGGACAGCCCAGTGCTGGTTTTGCCCCAGTGCTGGCCTCTGGGCAAAGGGAGCAGAGAAGTCCGAATGGCCAGAGTAGCTGTCTCTCCAGGACCATGGGAACCCAGCTCACAcccttctctgcttctgcctggaGCCTGGAGATCCCAGGGCCAATGCCCGCCACCCTGAGTCACCTGTGCCAACCCTGCACCCGCCCTTCTCACTGCCGCCTCATCTCTTCTCCCAAGCTGGGCCTGGCTAGACCGCCCATGACCTCCACTCTAGACCGGCTTTCCTGTAGCTGTAAAtaagacagggtgtgtgtgtgtgtgtgtgtgtgtgtgtgtgtgtgtgtgtgtgtgtccagagggACAGGCCTGAAGCTATTCTTAGTGGGGTACACTTCTAAGGGGACTACCCCCTCTACGTAGCCTGCCTGTGACACCTAATCTCCGTCTGGAAGGGGGGGCTACAACAGTGGTGGGGAAGACAGGGAGGGGGCAAGGAAGAGGCTTCTTCCTGAAAGAGAGGAAACCTGGGAGCTTGGGAACGGAAAAGGCCAGAGTTCCCCCCTCCCTGCTCATggcttcctgtcccctcctcctcctccagccgaCACCTGGCATGGGCATAACAGGGACTTTGCTCTTTCCCACTACTAGGACAGGACAGGGTCAGGGAGGCAAGGGGTAGGAGCCAGGGCTGGCTGGGCCGCCGTAGCAGCCCGGGGCCGGGAAGACGCTGCCCTTAGGGTTGGCAGCCGGTTCTAGGTTGCCCTCCGACATGCCCTGGACAGCAGACCCTCCGCTGGCAATGCCACCATGCCAGAGGAGACTGGCGTGGCATCTATctcagggaagggggaaggaggcaCACTGGGTGTGAGAGTGCTCTGGTGGTGTTCTGTGCCCCCACCCCTCGGGGGCCAGGCCCTGCGCCCCCTGTTCCACCATTCCCCCCTCTTAGGTTTTGCCCAGATACTGTTCTCACAACTTGAGAAAACTCAAGGGCAAGAACAAAGGGTCTGGCGGTGTCTTCCTCCCAATACCATTTGCTTCCTAGCCCTAAAACCTGCCCGGGAGAAATTGCCTCCTTCCTGTCACGGCCCTTTGTAGCCCTGTGAAAccccctctgctcctccccaggcTTTCCAGGGACACTcccctcaccagttcctcagtgtGACCACCTTGGCCACTCCCTCGGTCTGTCCAGGCACACACAGCATGTGCCTAATTTAtgccaccccccccaaaaaaaataatcCTGGGGGCCACTCTGCAGGGTCATCTTAAACACAGAATGAATACCTGATACCCGAAACCTAGCTCCCTACTGAGAGTCTTTCCAGGGCCACTCTGAGCCTTGTGTTGACTCTTGATGTCAATAGGTGCCTGTCGTCACACAAATGCTCCCCGCGACACACCAAAAGAGAGGGCGCAGAAGTTTCATGGGGGGACTTAAAGAGCCCCGGAGGCCAGGGCCGATGTTACATTCTCAAGGTAAGAAGGCTCGTCATGAGATCCTTACTTTGGAGTAATGGGATGCCAGAGGGCAGGAAGAGATAGGGCTGAAATAGCGCCTCTCCAAGTAGGCATGAGCAGGTTTCTGCCAGGGTCGGGTGTTGCCAGTTACTAAGGGAAGGTAAAGACGGAGGTGGGACGCTACAGAATCCTTCCCACCCCTGGCCACCTCCCCTAGGCTCAGGCCAGGGGGTGGCCGGGACAGTTACCCCGAGGAAAGGCATTGCCAACCAGGCGCCCAGGCTGCCAGAGGGAGTCTCGGGGCTTACTTGGGATTTGAACTGTTCCAGAAGACGATGTGACGGTCAGCAGCGGCCAGACTGCAGCACAGCCCCAAGAGAGGGGCCCAAAGGAACTCCATAGCgtggggccgggccgggccgggccgggacGAGAGCTCTGCAGTGTAAGGGTTCCCACTGGCTCCTCCACGGTACAGTAGGCACCGCGATCACAAATCTGGCCTCTTCACTGCTCGACTCCGCCTTTTGGGCCGGCGCCGCCCGAcacccgccccgcccccgccccgcccggcGCGCGCTGCCCCAGGGCTTGggtggctggggaggtggaggaagggaaaacGCGCGGGGAGCGGGGGGGGGCTCCCGTGCCCCAGGGACGGAGCGCGCTCTGGGGTCTGCACAGATCTCTCCATAGCTGCGTGTTCGCTTacgggggggtggtggtgaggaggGGGGGGACACGTCTGTGTGAGGCTCTGTAGGCTTTGTGGGACTGGGCGCAGACGCAAGCTGGAAAAGGGAGGCACTCACACGTGTGGGTCTGGGAACCAGCGGCTTCAGGACCTGGCTCTGCAGCGCGGGGCGCCAATCTTGCCAGGGTGCGAGGTGGGGGGATATACCCACACCTTTTCCCGAGATTCACACTCAGGCCTGCGCGTTCGCCTTCTCACGCTCGCTCGCTATCCGCCCCAACCCCTCCATGCCCAGACTCTGCGCTTGGCTGCCCCTCCCCACACAGACGcggctgtttgtttttgttgggtttgTCAATGTTGTCTTTGTTCAAGAGATTGTGTCATCGCTTAGATGCCGGGAATAAAGTGCGACGCTGTGTGTGATCAAGTGTGTAACGTGTGCGGCCAGGGCTAAGGGCGCCTCAGTCCCATCAGTACTTTGTGCGAGAGGAACAGATAGGACCCTTGGGCTCACGAGGGGGtctgttcttaattttttaatagaGCCAAAGTACACTAATGACCTGTTTATTTGTCTCACGCGTGTCTCGAGCGAATGGGCTCTTGCAGATGGACTGTGGGAATATGGTCACGAAGGGTGACAAACtaacccacacatgtacatatggcGTGTGTAAAATGCGTGTGTAAATGTGGCAGGTAGGTGTCAAGACACTTGTGAGTGTGTGCGGAAGCGTGCGAAACGCCTGACATACGCATGCTAATGTTTGTGACCAGTGTGTGAAGAAGAGGAGAAACGTGTTTTGGGCGTGCAGCGGGGGTGGGCTGCATGCAGTAGGGGTAGTTTGGGCCGCTGTGGTAGGCTCAGTCTTGGGTCTTCCAGTCGGTAGGACCTCAGTACCAGGCTCAGGTCCCCTCCCCCGCTCCATGTAAACAACCTCGCAGGAATTCACCTCTCGAATCAGCAGCTGTCTGGAGAGGGGCCGGCGGCATCTGCGCCTGGCTTGGAGCTGGCGGGCAGGTGTTTGATTAGGCTCGAGTGCGTTCCTGGAGCTGGAAAGTTGAAAGCTGAGTGTTTGGTACTTTGCGTGTGTGGCTGTGTGCCTGCAGGATTTGATGGGGCGGGGGTTTAggtcccccctccttttttttttttttttttttttttttcctttgcggctGCGCATCAGGGCAAGCTGCGGACCCGGGGCTCTTTGCCGGCTCCGGCCCAGCTTCCTGGGCTTGCAGGCCGTTTCATCCTGGCTGTTTACGGCCAGGCCTGGCGGCAGAGCCTGTAATTACGCCGGGCCAGGACGCCGCGGCCAGTCCGGTGCTGACCCTGCTGGGGAGGAGCCTGGAGTTGAGGAGGGCTCtggccttcctcctccctcctcctcctccgggaGGTGGGCCCTACTTGTCGCTCTCAccataaatatttactgagctcCAGCTAGGTGCCGCGCCCTGTAACCCGGCTCGTGGGTCAGGGTCCGGCTTtgcacaagcacatgccaccCTGGAGCACACCTGCCCTGCGGGACGTGCCGGAGCCCCACGCATATCCAGGGTGCGGCCCGCCCCTCCCGCCGGGTCCGAAGTTTATCAGCAGCCCCAGAGAAGCGCCTCACGCGCTTTTTGCTCATCTGGAGGTGAAGGTCCTGGGTGAAGGTTCCCCAGGCGTCCCTCGTGCTGCGAGTATCTTCTCCCAGTTCCTTTGCTTCATAGGGTTTGGTGTTGTTCTATGTCGTGTTGCCGGCGCCAGCACGAACAGTAGCCGGTCAGTGTTTGTTGAGTGAAGTCACTCACTATAAAGGTGTAAACATGTGCCTGCTGAGAAACGCGCAGAGGGGTAAGGCAGGAGCACATCTTTAGAGGAAATAGCCCAAGATTGTCCCTGGGGGAGACGGCGTTGGGTCGGATCGCCTCCGTTGGCTGCCACTAGGTGAATACGAGTGGGGTCCCGCGCTGCTCAGCTCCCTCCCGGCAGGTTCAATCTCCCTGGGCCCAGCCTGGCAGGGACACGTCCACCTCCCGACTGCCCGAGTCTAAGGCAGGAAGGAGCGAGCTAGGTGGAAAGGGTGGCGGAAATCTCGGCACCGACAGGACGCAGAGCCTCTGGTTTGGGACCTTGTCCAACATTGTCACTTCAGGCCTTGATCCTATCCACATATTTGCGCTTTTCAAGGTAGCTCATCTGTTTTGGCTACCCCTTGGCACATAGAAcgcaaggatgaggctaagataAAGTCTCTGCCCTCCCGGAGTCCCGCAGTAGGCAGGGCACTTATGTTGGGGCATATATTTTCCTGGAATTGGGTAGCAGAGGAAATACGCCTGGCAAAACAACAAGTCTTGCTCAGTGCTGAAAGTCAGACCCCGCAACACGTTCGCACTACCCCGGTGCTCCTGGAGCCGCTGCGCCGCCTGCTGGGCGGAGCGGAGAGTGTCAGTCTATGTGAGATGCGGACGCGGACCCAGAAGGGACTCTGAGAACACAGAATAAATCTAGGCCTCCTGGGCATCCCAGTTCTAGCTCGCCCTGGCTTGTCTGGCTTTGTTTGGGGCTACCTGTTACCCTAAAGTTGTGTACCTGCGTTGTCTCCCAGCACTCCCACCCCCAGGCAAACATCTGTGCTAAGTGGCAAATATGTATGAGGTGTCTGTTTGTCTGGGGAAAACCCCTTCATGAATCCCTTCTGGGAATTTTTGAGGGCTAGGGTTAACTCTGGGTGtgctgggtgggggtggtgagATCCTGCTTCTTACAGAGGGCACTGCTCACCCGCAGGCGACTTTTCCAGACTGGAGCTGCCATGGGGCGTCTCTAGGTGCTTGGGTGAGGCGCAATGGGCCCTGAACTGGGAGCCATTTCTGTCTTACCCTCTAAGGTAATTTTGAAAACTAAAGTGTACCGTTTCTCGCTTTATTAGTAACATGGGCAAATTTTTCAATTTGGAAaatagaggagaggaagaaaggagcgTCTGATAAGGATGTTtacttgtctttctgtcttttgagaTAAGGTATCACTAATAGGTAGCCccagggtgtcctggaactcactctgtagaccaggccgacctcaaacttacagagatccgccttcctctgcctcttgaatgctgggatcagaggtgtgcattatggggctggagatacAGCATAGCAGTTAAGATCACCCGCTGCccatccagaggaccaggaccctagtcccagcacctacagggtaactcacaaccatctgtaactccagtcccagggcaccGGGGCCCTCTTTTGGTTTCTGAAGGTAGGGGCATGTAGGCAGTGCAGAGACCTTCATGCAGGCAGAAACAtcaacacacatttaaaaagagtttaaaaattaaaacaaaacatcaaagagTCACATGCCTCCAGGGCCAGCACTTTCTAGAATTATAAATATGACTCTTTTCTATTGggagtgtgatggttaatatttaGTCATCAGCAGGAAACACATTGCTGGGAATGCCTGCGAGGGAGTTTCTGGATTGGGTTAAGtgaggtggaaagaggaagatTCGCTCTGAATGTGAGCGACCCCACGCCATGGACCCGGGCCTGGGCTGAGTGAGAAGGAAAAAGCGAACTACAGAGGCATGTTCGTCTCTTGTTGCTTTCTGACTACGTCGTCACCTTGTGAGCAGCTGGCAGCTGGCTCCTGTGCCTGTCAAGTCTTCCCTGCTGTGGCACACGGTGCTCTAACACAGAGAAAAAGCAAAGTCTTCAGTAAGTTGCTGGTGTTGGGTATTTTTGTCACGGTGTGAGAAAACTAATTAATACAGGACTTTCCTCTCATTAATTCTACAACAGAATCTATTTCCATCGCACACAAACTCACATAGCACACGTTTTAAATCTGGGTAAGAGATGCTGTTATAACATGCTAACAATGAGTTCTACCTACCACgaggccacaccccagccctgaaGTTGGTTTATTCTTCAAACCTAAGACCCAAGCATTGGAGACAAACGCTCTAATACATTCCCGAGTGcccaaaggatttttttttttttttttttaagatagtgtcTCATTATGTTAtctaggctggctttaaactcgatctgcttgcctcagcctcctaactttggaggagctgggggaaaaATGCTTTTGGTGTTGCAAGCCAAAGTAAAACTCTTTTGGCTTCTAGTCCAGTTATCTCACCAAGGGTCAAAGAGCCGATGGATctgctcctctttccttcccaaccAGGTGAGACTCGGGGGTCGGTGTGGTTCCCCCTCAGGTCAGGGGTAGGAAGGTtggacaggaggaggaaagagatacGGAGGCAGAGCTGAGGACAGGGCAATGGCCCTTCACGGAAAGCACCAGAAGGGGGTGTATAGTGCCTCTTCCACAAAAATTTACTTACTAACACTAGTGAAATTTCCTAACGCACTTGGCACAGTGTCCAACATTGTCCTGGGAGGCACAAGAGATCCCAGGATATCCCCTTGCCTTAGAGGAATCCAGTGTACCGGAAAATGTGGGTATTATATGAGAATTGTAACACAAGACCTCATAGAGAAAGCTCGtttatttggggtggggaggacacCATAGAGAAAAGGCCGTTTGAAATGGGTCTTAGAGGACACTTAGGTGTTCATATCCACACGAAAAAAGACATATATAGCGGAATGAGGTGCTGTGAACACCCTGGTATAGCAAACATCCCAGAATATCAGACTATATCTGGTGGAGTGGCATGGAGTTCTGTCCTCTGTATGACATGGCCATTACCATCTTGAAATCAGAGTGGCTGCCTTTACCCATTGGGCCCTCTGACAGGGTCAGGGATATTAATATCCCCCGTCGAAGGAGTTGGGAGTGGAGGAAGGCACACTAGCCTCTCACCTGAGATTCCGGGACTCCTCCAGcacacccctcctccccagtgtatGTAATCCTGGCACGGCTTGTGTTCACTGGTCTCCAGgggtgtgtgcgcgtgcgtgcatgtgtgtgtgcgtgcgcgtgtgtgtgtgtgtgtgcgtgtgtgtgtgtgtgcgcgagtgcgtgtgtgtgtgcgcgagcgCTATGTATGTAGGAGAGAGGAAGCTAACTGAGAGGGGCTCCATTTCACTGTG includes:
- the Efna1 gene encoding ephrin-A1 → MEFLWAPLLGLCCSLAAADRHIVFWNSSNPKFREEDYTVHVRLNDYLDIICPHYEDDSVADAAMERYTLYMVEREEYVACQPQSKDQVRWKCTQPSAKHGPEKLSEKFQRFTPFTLGKEFKEGHSYYYISKPIYHEENQCLKLKVTVNGKITHSPQAHANSQEKRLPADDPEARVLHSVGVSAAPRPFPLVWAVLLLALLLLQTQ